Proteins from a genomic interval of Cognatishimia sp. WU-CL00825:
- the pcaH gene encoding protocatechuate 3,4-dioxygenase subunit beta, translating to MSTMGEFYQRDRERQPAALTPDYKTSVARSPQYSMISLQNSVSEITGPVFGHNDINPIDNDLILNYAKPGESPIGERIILHGRVLDENGRPVPNTLVEAWQANAGGRYRHKKDTYLAPIDPNFGGCGRTLTDENGFYFFRTVKPGAYPWRNWVNNWRPAHIHMSIFGTAFSQRLITQCYFEGDPLLDKCPIVKTIPSQDGRDSLVAALDLNATIPLDSIAYKFDIVLRGRRSTLFENRLEGN from the coding sequence ATGTCAACAATGGGCGAATTCTACCAGAGGGACAGAGAAAGGCAGCCTGCCGCTCTTACCCCTGATTACAAGACCTCCGTAGCGCGGTCGCCGCAATACTCGATGATTTCGTTGCAAAATTCGGTAAGCGAAATCACTGGGCCGGTCTTTGGTCACAACGACATTAACCCCATCGACAACGATTTGATCCTGAACTACGCGAAACCCGGTGAAAGCCCGATTGGTGAACGTATCATATTACACGGACGTGTGCTTGATGAGAATGGTCGCCCAGTCCCCAATACCCTCGTGGAGGCTTGGCAGGCAAATGCGGGTGGGCGTTATCGTCACAAGAAAGACACTTACCTTGCACCGATTGACCCAAATTTTGGTGGTTGCGGTCGGACACTGACTGACGAAAATGGGTTCTATTTTTTCCGCACCGTGAAACCGGGAGCCTATCCATGGCGCAATTGGGTAAACAATTGGAGACCGGCTCACATTCACATGTCGATCTTTGGTACTGCATTTTCTCAGAGGCTAATCACGCAATGCTATTTCGAAGGTGATCCGCTGTTGGATAAGTGTCCGATTGTGAAAACCATTCCTTCGCAAGATGGTCGTGACAGCCTTGTTGCCGCGTTGGATCTCAACGCAACGATCCCGCTGGATTCGATTGCCTACAAATTTGATATTGTCCTGCGCGGCCGACGTTCCACGCTCTTTGAAAACCGTTTGGAGGGGAACTAA
- the pcaC gene encoding 4-carboxymuconolactone decarboxylase, producing MSERLELGMKTRRTVLGDAHVDRAELQKTDFDVPFQTLITESAWGTVWASDGISQRERSMLTLALLAALGNFEEIPMHIRACTRTGASKRDVLEAFQHVAIYAGVPRANHALKLAKKTYAELENE from the coding sequence ATGTCTGAACGGCTCGAACTGGGCATGAAAACTCGCCGCACTGTTTTGGGTGATGCCCATGTTGATCGTGCGGAATTGCAGAAGACGGATTTTGATGTACCGTTTCAAACGCTGATCACTGAAAGTGCTTGGGGAACGGTTTGGGCAAGCGACGGAATAAGCCAGCGCGAACGGTCAATGTTGACATTGGCTTTGTTGGCGGCGCTTGGGAATTTCGAAGAGATTCCAATGCACATCCGCGCTTGTACACGAACAGGTGCAAGTAAAAGAGACGTTTTGGAGGCCTTTCAACACGTTGCAATTTACGCAGGCGTTCCACGCGCGAACCACGCGCTGAAACTGGCGAAAAAAACCTACGCCGAATTGGAAAATGAATAG
- the pcaQ gene encoding pca operon transcription factor PcaQ, which yields MIDRRIKFRHIQCFVEISRLRSMKSAAERLLLTQPAISKTLKELETLLGADLMTRSRAGISLTKQGEVFLHFAEMSLAALQQGMDGVEREGEARSARVKVGVLPSVAARLMPLVAQEFSELSNSSRLEISDGPVSYLIQKLRNGELDLVVGRQAPPDTMKGIAFTQLYNETVDFVVRPKHPLLQAPDLARIGEWQVIYPSEHSAIRPLVERYLIANGVGELPNKLETVSGAFGRVYTPRSDAVWIISSGVVANEIDNGMLCRLPFDTTMTNGPVGLMMKASTNPSSEQKIFSIAVDNIVRSQGL from the coding sequence ATGATCGATCGCCGTATTAAATTCCGCCACATCCAGTGTTTCGTTGAGATAAGCCGGCTCAGGAGTATGAAGTCGGCTGCAGAGCGATTGCTTTTGACCCAACCTGCAATTTCCAAAACCCTTAAAGAGTTGGAGACGTTGCTTGGGGCTGATCTAATGACCCGCAGCCGAGCCGGAATTTCGCTGACGAAACAGGGGGAAGTATTCCTGCACTTTGCCGAGATGAGCCTTGCCGCCTTGCAACAGGGGATGGATGGCGTGGAAAGAGAGGGCGAGGCTAGATCCGCACGAGTCAAAGTGGGTGTACTACCCTCGGTTGCGGCTCGCTTGATGCCGCTGGTGGCGCAGGAGTTTTCGGAGCTTTCAAACAGCAGTAGGTTGGAAATCTCGGATGGCCCGGTTAGTTATCTAATTCAAAAACTGCGGAATGGTGAGCTAGATCTTGTGGTTGGACGTCAAGCGCCTCCTGACACGATGAAAGGGATCGCATTTACGCAGCTTTACAACGAGACCGTCGATTTTGTAGTGCGTCCAAAACACCCACTTCTGCAAGCCCCCGATCTCGCCCGTATCGGTGAATGGCAAGTGATCTATCCCTCAGAACACTCGGCCATAAGACCGCTTGTTGAGCGGTATTTGATTGCCAATGGCGTAGGCGAACTTCCAAACAAACTGGAAACAGTTTCAGGCGCATTTGGGAGAGTATATACACCAAGAAGCGACGCCGTTTGGATCATTTCGTCTGGTGTTGTTGCAAATGAAATCGATAATGGAATGCTTTGCCGCCTACCATTTGATACGACTATGACAAATGGTCCAGTCGGATTGATGATGAAAGCCAGCACAAACCCGTCCTCCGAACAAAAGATTTTCTCTATAGCTGTCGATAATATTGTTCGATCGCAAGGTTTATAG
- a CDS encoding LysR family transcriptional regulator, which translates to MNNLNVYKLDAHTLRIFLKVCELQSVSRAAEHFDLNQSTVSNLLERLRQMLGYKLFEKAGRNIVPTENAKNLIPRAARIVSAIEGLPETGIYDPLEDTRPISIAANLNSMMGALQTIRDAIWAINPDRHVHFVEMGSRDQMEGVLESGTADVLIAVRVAKYPPALQSQSLFRDQSVAFYDAEVRTAPDTTEAYFSARHGVLDFGGYVRSSVANELKRLEGHRNIVCSASNASVLAEMMRGTDLISSMPSRLRHDVFKGFSYCALPLLSNVQLEFDLLWHKRNSDSSRHKWLLGIIQSLDLTQDQ; encoded by the coding sequence ATGAATAATCTAAATGTATATAAACTCGACGCCCATACCCTACGGATCTTTCTAAAGGTCTGTGAGTTGCAATCTGTAAGCCGCGCCGCAGAACACTTTGACCTCAACCAATCCACGGTCAGCAATCTGCTTGAACGTTTGCGGCAGATGCTGGGTTACAAACTGTTTGAAAAAGCGGGCCGCAATATTGTGCCTACCGAGAATGCTAAAAACCTGATCCCCCGTGCTGCGCGCATCGTGTCCGCCATCGAAGGGCTTCCAGAAACTGGCATTTATGATCCGCTCGAAGACACGCGTCCCATAAGTATTGCCGCCAACCTCAATTCGATGATGGGTGCGCTGCAAACCATTCGCGATGCCATTTGGGCGATTAATCCCGACCGTCATGTTCATTTTGTCGAAATGGGTAGCCGCGACCAGATGGAAGGCGTTCTGGAATCGGGGACTGCTGATGTACTTATTGCGGTGCGCGTAGCCAAATACCCGCCGGCTCTGCAATCACAATCGCTGTTTCGAGACCAGTCTGTGGCCTTTTATGATGCGGAGGTGCGCACCGCGCCCGACACAACTGAAGCGTATTTTTCTGCGCGCCACGGTGTTTTGGACTTTGGCGGCTATGTGCGCAGTTCCGTTGCCAATGAACTTAAGCGGCTGGAGGGGCACCGCAATATCGTGTGCTCTGCGTCAAATGCATCGGTACTGGCCGAAATGATGCGTGGCACTGATCTAATATCCAGCATGCCGAGTCGGTTGCGGCACGACGTTTTTAAGGGTTTTTCCTATTGCGCCCTGCCCCTTTTAAGCAACGTTCAGCTTGAGTTTGACCTGCTTTGGCACAAGCGAAACTCTGACAGTTCACGCCACAAATGGTTGCTAGGCATCATCCAATCGCTTGATCTTACCCAAGATCAATAG
- the pcaD gene encoding 3-oxoadipate enol-lactonase: protein MQIVKLQNLALHVRIEGPETGFPVVFSNSLGTDLKLWDKVVALLPGGLRVIRFDTRGHGLSDCLPSPYSMDELANDAVDLLDQLGISGCAFVGLSIGGMIGQVVAVRRPDLISALVLSNTAAKLGDQQMWNDRIAAIQEGGVESLAGPILERWFSEEFRRDDELNAWRNMLIRTPKEGYIGCCHAIAAADLSAQTRAIRQPTLGIAGSVDGASPANLVEGTVAMIEGASFRTIEGAGHLPCVEKPAEYAAILTNFLKENGHV from the coding sequence ATGCAAATCGTAAAATTGCAAAATTTGGCATTGCATGTCCGAATTGAGGGCCCTGAAACCGGATTTCCTGTGGTTTTTTCAAACTCCCTGGGAACGGATTTGAAGCTGTGGGACAAGGTCGTGGCACTGCTGCCAGGTGGTTTGAGAGTGATCCGTTTTGATACACGTGGGCACGGCTTGTCTGATTGTTTGCCATCTCCCTATTCTATGGATGAGCTTGCAAATGATGCCGTGGATCTCTTGGATCAACTTGGCATTTCAGGCTGCGCATTCGTAGGGCTTTCTATCGGCGGTATGATTGGGCAGGTCGTGGCGGTGCGGCGACCCGATCTAATTTCTGCCTTGGTGTTGTCTAACACTGCGGCCAAGTTGGGCGACCAGCAAATGTGGAACGACCGCATTGCAGCCATTCAAGAAGGAGGTGTCGAGTCCTTAGCTGGGCCAATTCTAGAACGTTGGTTCTCAGAGGAATTCAGACGTGATGACGAACTGAACGCATGGCGCAATATGCTAATTCGAACCCCAAAGGAGGGGTATATCGGCTGCTGTCATGCAATAGCGGCTGCCGATCTGAGTGCCCAGACGCGGGCGATTAGACAGCCGACCCTTGGCATTGCCGGTTCGGTGGACGGTGCTAGTCCAGCTAATCTGGTCGAGGGCACCGTTGCTATGATCGAAGGCGCGTCTTTTCGTACCATTGAGGGCGCTGGCCATTTGCCATGCGTCGAAAAGCCCGCCGAATATGCGGCAATTTTGACAAATTTCCTAAAGGAGAACGGACATGTCTGA
- a CDS encoding nucleoside hydrolase produces the protein MRKVTKLIIDTDPGIDDAMAIFYAAAAPDIALLGLTSIFGNVTVETATRNALRLLEAAGVDAPVAAGAHTPLAMPPFKPSSHVHGDAGFGDIPAATPKGKQIGETAAEFLCRMAREHKGELVVCPIGPLTNIAQALQLDPDFATNVDRIVLMGGSYREGGNITPHAEANIYHDPHAAEIVFASDAQVEMVGLDVTHQILCTAQDFEAIAQAAPKLGGMLQDMSHFYLKFYASVGKFEGCSLHDPAAVIACTHPDLFDGHRVKISVSCAGETIGATLDAGDKRPASLVYTSVASKKVKDLFLERLASLA, from the coding sequence ATGCGCAAAGTCACCAAATTGATCATCGATACGGACCCAGGCATTGATGATGCGATGGCTATTTTCTATGCAGCCGCAGCGCCGGACATCGCACTTTTAGGGCTGACCTCTATCTTTGGCAATGTGACCGTTGAAACCGCCACGCGCAACGCGCTGCGCCTGCTTGAAGCGGCCGGCGTTGATGCTCCGGTTGCTGCTGGGGCGCATACACCACTCGCGATGCCCCCCTTTAAACCCTCGTCGCACGTGCACGGAGATGCAGGGTTCGGTGACATTCCGGCCGCAACGCCAAAAGGTAAGCAAATTGGTGAAACTGCCGCCGAATTTCTGTGCCGCATGGCACGTGAACACAAGGGCGAACTGGTGGTGTGCCCAATTGGGCCGTTGACGAACATCGCCCAAGCCCTGCAGCTGGACCCGGACTTTGCCACCAATGTAGATCGCATTGTCTTAATGGGGGGCTCTTACCGCGAAGGTGGCAATATCACCCCTCACGCCGAGGCCAATATCTATCATGACCCGCATGCAGCTGAAATTGTCTTTGCCTCTGATGCGCAGGTTGAAATGGTGGGTTTGGATGTCACGCATCAAATACTGTGTACCGCCCAAGACTTTGAGGCGATTGCCCAAGCGGCGCCAAAACTGGGCGGCATGCTGCAGGACATGAGCCATTTTTATCTGAAGTTCTATGCCAGCGTTGGCAAGTTCGAGGGCTGTAGCCTGCATGATCCGGCTGCGGTCATCGCCTGTACGCACCCTGATTTATTTGACGGGCACCGGGTAAAAATATCGGTGTCTTGTGCGGGGGAAACAATTGGTGCAACGCTGGATGCCGGGGACAAACGCCCAGCAAGTTTAGTATACACCTCTGTGGCGTCAAAAAAGGTCAAAGACCTGTTTCTAGAGCGATTGGCAAGCCTGGCTTAA
- the pcaG gene encoding protocatechuate 3,4-dioxygenase subunit alpha: MVQKLGYLKETPSQTAGPYVHIGLAPGAAGFDIYEQELGWDIAGPNAEGKRIRVEGLVFDGMGAPVKDVLLEAWQANCNGHYAHPEGGGEVEEGFRGWGRVITNFETGEWAFETVKPGRTRGRNVGIQAPHINLWIVARGINIGLNTRVYFADEVAANSEDPVLNIIEWEHRRATLIAKRSERDGEIVYRFDIRLQGKDETVFFDI, from the coding sequence ATGGTACAAAAACTTGGTTATCTCAAGGAAACCCCCTCTCAAACTGCGGGTCCATATGTACATATCGGCTTGGCTCCAGGTGCTGCTGGGTTCGATATCTATGAGCAAGAGCTGGGTTGGGACATTGCCGGGCCGAATGCAGAAGGCAAGCGTATCCGAGTAGAAGGTCTCGTGTTTGACGGCATGGGGGCCCCGGTTAAAGATGTTTTGCTAGAGGCATGGCAGGCTAATTGCAACGGTCATTACGCGCACCCAGAAGGTGGTGGCGAAGTGGAAGAGGGCTTTCGGGGCTGGGGACGTGTGATCACCAATTTCGAGACCGGTGAATGGGCTTTTGAGACGGTTAAGCCAGGCCGCACGCGGGGGCGCAATGTCGGAATACAAGCGCCGCACATCAACCTGTGGATTGTCGCGCGCGGCATTAATATCGGCCTGAATACTCGCGTCTATTTTGCGGATGAAGTGGCTGCAAACTCGGAAGACCCTGTGCTGAACATCATTGAGTGGGAACACCGGCGGGCGACTTTGATCGCTAAGCGTTCAGAGCGCGACGGCGAAATCGTATATCGTTTTGACATTAGGCTGCAGGGCAAAGACGAAACTGTTTTCTTTGATATTTAA